Within Planococcus citri chromosome 2, ihPlaCitr1.1, whole genome shotgun sequence, the genomic segment AGTACGACTCGTCGAGGTTTTGTTTCCTATgctgttattttgaaaaaaataaaaccttaattattttcaacGAAACACAAATTTCATGGAAATGAAACAATTACGGATACCTTTGCTTTGGTAGTCAAATCGACCCAATATTTGACGATTTCCTCTTGTTTGGCTTTTATTTGTTCGCCATGATCGGCGTGAATTTCGCATAATCTGGTAGCTTCTTGTCCTAAAGTGGATACTTTATGTTCCAGGGCAGCTAAATCACGTTCTACTCCTTCGTGTTTACGCTACGACACAAATACcatcaaataaaattaataccAAACAAAAATCTGACCCGAAAAGCTCCATAAAGTTAAAGAAATCCTACTTGAAGGGTTTGAACGGTAGCTAAATCCCTTCCATAATCGTCCGAAGACAATACGACGTCTTTTTCGGTGATCCAGGCGACAGTTTCGTCGGCGTCTCGATTAAATCTTTGGATTTCGTGAGCTCCGAATAATTTATCTTGTCTCATGGTCGCTAATTGTTTCAAATACAACCAAGCTTTGTTCAATTCCTAAAAAAACGACTCAATTAGCAcgagtttgaaattattttgaatattttgaacgaGAAAATCATTACTTCTTTGCGTTTCGCAATCGTCTCTCGTTCGGAATGTCCTTCCAAGATTAATTTATCGGCGATTTCGTTCACTTCAGAGACACGATACTCTTGAGCAGCCATGTCTTTCTGAAATTCGTCAAATTTCCGCTGCAACACTTCGACGTGTTCTAAATCGGCTCCAAATTCGTCAGCGGTCACAAAAGTTTCCTGATAAACACATCGTCGATCAGTAATCAATAACAATCATTACTGATAccgtaatttcgaaaaatctaaTTACTTTATCGTTAATCCAGAACATGACTTCGTCACATTGTCTCAAAAATTGCACCAAGACCAAAGCTTGATGAAGTTTGACTCCTTTTTCGGCCAATTTGGCCAACAGGATTTCCCATAATCGATGCAATTCGtctaaaaaaaagcaaacgaaaTATTATAAATCGAAGCACGCGATAAATTTACCAACAAACTAAATTAACCATGATTATCAGTTCGttatcgaaataaaaataaacattcgcACGTGACGATGCTCAATTAAAATTCACGTACCCAATCGTTTTTTAATCTTATCAGAAGCGAAATGCTCCTGACTTATCATTTCTTTGCCGGTATTATCAAGTACAACAATTGCATTGCTGTGGGCAGCGACTTCAGCTTCGAAAGCTTGATGTTTTTGTATTTTCGCctacatgaaaaatattcaaaaaattaatacaatgaTTTAGATACTCTACTGCtacaaaacgaattgaaaatattacctGTAAATTGGTCGGGTCTTTGTAACTTTCGTCCGAAGCCGCTTGCAGCTTTTCGTAAATCCATGACTCCAATTCGTCGGCATCTCGTcgaaaatactgtaaaataatAAGAAATGAGAACTCGTCTATTTGAAGAATCGATTTCGATCGATGAAATATTTCTTACTTGAAAACGACGCGAATCTTCTAACTTCTCTCGTTTAGATCGAGCACCAGTTTTGAACTCTCCATAGCGTGAAAGTACCTGGTCTCTTCGCTCTTGGATATCTTCAGCGCTTTCCAATATTTTCACATCTTTAGGCACGGCTGGCAATGGATTATCCATGTTGGATAACCCAAATGCTAGAATAAATAAAGCACAAACGATTCTATTACCGGTGAATAACAAAGGTAGAAATTGTACAGCGTATCTTAGCAAGATTTCAACTGTCCCCATTCGAAATGATTACAGAAAATCATCGTAATTACTACATAAactacaattttatcaatttttttcatttttcactataattttcctctttttgcgataaataaatcaaaacaaaaaaaaactctaatcTGTTCAAATGAGAAGAGTCGATTTCAAAACCAAATAATTCTCGAAGAAAATAACTTTTTGCAAGAGATAACGAGTACAAAACACTAAAGCAAACACATCAGCACAAAGTTCGAGTGAATTGAGTTCATACTAGAAAGGACATGAAAATCAAACAGATGAAAATATAAGTCGAGTCGAATGATTGCAGTTGACAGAAAAGGTCACGAcgaattaaaatacctatgtaggaTACAACTCTGGTATGTTAGCGGTAAATGAGTATGTGTACTCATAAAACACAAGAAGTACGTGAATTCGTAAATTGATGAAGTATTCTGGGTGTGGTTTATCAAGATTAGAATATTCTACAATTTtgaataggtgaaaattttgtgcATCGCCCTCGAAATGGTGAACGAATAGTTCCTACTGAGCGTCAGTGTTAGGTTCGTTAAAAGTGAAATTAACTCTACAACGTATCGTTTAGACATAATTACTTCTACTTATCAACTACTAACCTGGGATATTACACTCGGATTAAATACTTTCTGATAAATCGTATCCAAAATACAAACACCGATCCAAATTATGATGAACTTCTGATCAGATTAATGGGCGGAAATCATGATACATTAAACAAATTCCAAATTATCGGCGACTCGATGTACACGATTCACATTAGCTTTCgtcacttttatttttaaaactgaggCCGATGCAATTCAAATTCACTCAccattacatacatacatttaactcgaaataaatcaaaaaatgtaacaatTACAAACATATACAAGTACACTTCGGtatttgtaatgaaaaaattctattaatGAATACGACCTTGAGAATTGCTTACGTCAGCGttgtcaaataaaaatcaacgttGCCAAACGTAATAATGAAGCCAATGCTGGCTAAAAATTACACGCGTCAACTCAAAAAGGTAAAcattctcaagtttttttctgtgatttttttttgaaaaatgaaaaaagaaacacaaaactccgcgaaaattgataaaatttgagctaaatttctgaaaaatatgctCGTATTTTCTCTAAAATTAAGATCTCAAGATGAAATTAACACTCATTCTACTGTTTCTTTTATTGAGCCAAGTTTCCGGCGAACTTTTCACTATCGGAGCGACGTTTTTGGCCGGTGCTGTCATATCCTATTTCTACAGCAACAGTGATTCATTCGGAGATCAAGCGAAATCGCTTGTATGTAAATCTGGAGTAGCATATTATGGCGATAAATACATCGAGTGCTGTAACGATCCTTGGGTCGAACCTGATATCAGTGGTaactatttcaatttcaattaataaTATCAGTGGGAAATCTCTTATCAACTACGTTGTGTTACAGGTTTACGTTACGATTTGGAAAACTACTTATTCGGACAACACATCGCTAAAGAAATGATACCTTCTGCCATAGCTGCCAGTAGGAAAGAAATTAGTCCTTCGAAACCTCTCGTGATGAGTTTCCACGGCTGGCCTGGCAATGGCAAAAACTATGTAGCTTCTTTCATAGCGAAAAACTACTTTCAACATGGAGCTGATAGTAATTACTTTCATTTATTCAGCGGTCGTAAAGATTTCAGCGTCGAAAGAGATGTTAATTTgtacaaagtaaatttttcactacttttctcATTATTGGTCTGTCAAAGATATGCTAAATATGTGTGTTATTTTAGAGACAACTGTCGAATTGGGTTAGAGGTAATGTGACATTGTGCAAGTACTCTGTATTCGTATTCGATGAAGTTGACAAGATGCCTTTCCAAGTCTTAGACATACTGAAACCTTTTTTAGATCATCATAATCATTATCAAAGAGTCGATTACAGGTAAATGAATCGCTTCAAcagttaatttgaaaataagcatgttaaagttgatttttttgtgttgtgAAGGCGAtcaatattcatatttttatcaaataccGGTGGCAATCTGATAACCGAACGATATCTGGAATTATGGAGAAAATATGGCAAATCCAGAGAGCAAATGACATTAAACGATTTCGATAGCGTTATTGGCAGAGGTGCATTTAATGAAGAAGGTAAACTACTCTCTCCCATGGAAAAATATCGAGTCATCTTCCTACATAATCATTCTCTTTTTTTAGGCGGattacaaaaaagtgaattaattGAACATAATTTGATCGATCATTACATTCCATTCCTGCCATTGGAAAAAAGCCACGTTGAAATGTGTATAAAGGCTGAACTAGACAAACATGGATTTGGTCATAAGAAAGAAATCTTCGAGTAAGTAACACCGTTCGCACAGTTCAAATTTTCTGCTAGGCTGCTTGTTGTTTACCATTAATCGTAATTCTTACCACTTTCAAATTACAGCGAAGTAATGCAAGTCGTCACTTTCGGTCCGAAACCAGAAAATCTCTTTTCTAGTGCAGGTTGTAAAAGAGTAAGCCAGCAAGTAGCCACCATAGTTGAACGTGAACGCTTCAGGAGTAGATATCGGAGTAAAGAGTTATAAATGTGTTACCCTAAAAATCTGTGATATtcagttttgatattttgtttgtACTTTGTAAGTACTATACCTACCGGTGATTATGATGATGATGCTACGAAAACACATCATCGAATATGATCTAGCTCAGTGTTCCAACATTCCTATTATTGTTATAAACGTCTCCATGTCTCTTTCTCATTATTTTaagtttaaaaatgtattttaaattgaGTAGATTTctatctgaaaaaatgtaaatataaaatatttatcGCGTTTTAGCGTTACTTGTCAGTACTTGTGCTACCGGTTCTCGTATGTTCAATATAATGATGAGAATGCGGTCTACATTTTGAATACATgttaaatgtttttcaagtttcattttcgCTATAAATAAAATTCTGGAAAGCAAAATACCTACCTCTTTCCATAGCAGAGCTAAAGATTAGGGGAAAAAacaattcgagaaaaaatgttGTCTTGTTGTGAAATTGAACTAAAATAAGTAtatgaatgaaaatacataggtacaagagaaaaaaacatctaaatttgataaaattttgtataattggAACAATAACCACTATAATAATTAGttaatgagatgaaattttcaacaaaaattctaaatttatcAAGATTAGGTAATACCTTTTCGTATTTTGAAGATTCGTCCTCCATGGACAGCTCCTTCAAAGATCTCATCTCGAGAACGAAATAATAGAACTTCAATAGCACGATTACATAACTTTCGATCTTATTATACTTTCtagttattttttgcaaaaagtattCAACTCGCCATGCTTTTCTTTGCTTTATATTTTACATCATTCTTATCAATGTTTACAGTTGAGTTCATCAAGCTTTTTGGCCGGTGCTGCCAAATTCTATTTCTACAGATTCTACAGcaatgtatacctacatatgaaaGTTTGTGTctcaaaaagtgtctcatacaAAATCGTTCAAATGCATCTCGCGCCTAGTCATTGCTCGAGTAGACGCTACAGCAGATTTCGATCGTCCATCCTACTTTAGTCCATCCAAATGCCTAGAATCTCTATGTCATAAGAATATAAAACATTTAATGACACTTCGTTGCACAAATCTTCATGGTAATTccccttcttttttttgacaaaaaatgaaaatctcatcATTTGATTACACGAAGGAAACTAATTAACGAATGCGAATACATCATTAAAAATCCAGGAAATATCCAACCCAACGATAATACTCTCCAACTTCAAGTAGGTATGAAGTAGGCGAAAACGACAAAACATGATTAATTTAGAACTCCATTACATAAATCTATATAA encodes:
- the Torsin gene encoding torsin-1A; the protein is MKLTLILLFLLLSQVSGELFTIGATFLAGAVISYFYSNSDSFGDQAKSLVCKSGVAYYGDKYIECCNDPWVEPDISGLRYDLENYLFGQHIAKEMIPSAIAASRKEISPSKPLVMSFHGWPGNGKNYVASFIAKNYFQHGADSNYFHLFSGRKDFSVERDVNLYKRQLSNWVRGNVTLCKYSVFVFDEVDKMPFQVLDILKPFLDHHNHYQRVDYRRSIFIFLSNTGGNLITERYLELWRKYGKSREQMTLNDFDSVIGRGAFNEEGGLQKSELIEHNLIDHYIPFLPLEKSHVEMCIKAELDKHGFGHKKEIFDEVMQVVTFGPKPENLFSSAGCKRVSQQVATIVERERFRSRYRSKEL